In Paenibacillus sp. J23TS9, a single genomic region encodes these proteins:
- a CDS encoding DUF402 domain-containing protein, which translates to MKRKFGDRANWRRISRRRFACRYVESDSFTGYITLYTIYNLKEPLWKHYGTHTYRIADKGYSWLQYFPKNSHYIVTAMFDEHQEIIQWYIDTCKTQGVTEQGVPWFDDLYLDIVVLRNGEVFLLDEDELEEALARGVITQDDYMLATTTAREVLHDIKAHKFPYFLMSLDQRKRLFENGDFRRKT; encoded by the coding sequence ATGAAACGAAAATTTGGAGATCGAGCGAACTGGCGCCGGATTTCCCGCCGGCGATTTGCCTGCCGTTATGTCGAAAGTGATTCATTCACCGGGTACATAACGCTCTACACGATTTACAACTTAAAAGAGCCACTATGGAAGCATTACGGGACCCATACCTACCGCATTGCGGATAAAGGCTATTCTTGGCTGCAGTATTTTCCTAAAAACAGTCATTACATTGTCACAGCCATGTTTGATGAACATCAGGAAATCATTCAATGGTACATAGACACCTGTAAGACGCAAGGAGTCACAGAACAGGGAGTCCCATGGTTTGATGATCTGTATTTGGATATCGTCGTCCTGAGAAACGGAGAAGTTTTCTTACTGGATGAGGATGAACTTGAGGAAGCCTTGGCACGCGGAGTGATTACACAAGACGATTACATGCTTGCGACAACAACGGCGCGGGAAGTGCTGCATGATATTAAAGCACATAAGTTTCCCTATTTCCTGATGTCATTGGATCAGCGCAAGCGGCTGTTTGAAAATGGGGATTTCAGGAGGAAAACATGA
- a CDS encoding YdcF family protein: MSERGPVMLTRKRRSPLKTTFFCIAALVILGLLWTGLVWWKIDSTQSSSLSGASDVGIVLGASMWGDSPSPGLKERLDEALKLYQEKKFSSIIVSGGLDKPGNKFTEAEGMRNYLVDHGVPEAAIILENKARSTYENLLFSQEIMKERGYSSAVIVTHQYHGMRSNDIAKYLKYEQPQLGLTESRTLQMKYHKPREVLAYTKWKIDELLLWLGWK; the protein is encoded by the coding sequence ATGTCTGAACGGGGACCGGTGATGCTGACGAGGAAAAGGCGCTCTCCCTTGAAAACCACTTTCTTTTGCATCGCTGCATTGGTGATTCTGGGTCTGCTGTGGACCGGGTTGGTGTGGTGGAAAATAGACAGTACCCAAAGCTCCAGCCTCAGCGGAGCCAGCGATGTCGGCATTGTTCTGGGAGCATCCATGTGGGGTGATTCTCCGAGTCCCGGCCTCAAAGAAAGGCTTGATGAAGCTTTGAAGCTGTATCAGGAGAAGAAGTTCAGCAGTATCATCGTCAGCGGCGGACTGGACAAGCCGGGAAATAAGTTTACGGAAGCGGAAGGCATGCGGAATTATTTGGTAGACCATGGCGTGCCTGAAGCAGCTATTATATTGGAAAACAAGGCGCGAAGCACCTATGAAAATCTTTTGTTCAGTCAAGAGATTATGAAGGAGCGCGGCTACTCCAGTGCTGTCATCGTAACTCATCAATATCATGGTATGCGCTCAAACGATATTGCAAAATATTTGAAATACGAGCAACCGCAGCTCGGTTTAACGGAATCTCGGACGCTTCAAATGAAATACCATAAGCCCAGGGAGGTACTGGCCTACACCAAATGGAAGATTGATGAGCTGCTGCTCTGGCTTGGCTGGAAATAA